AAATATCCGGAAAAGGTGAAAGTGTACTATGCAGGACACTCACTCGCTGATGCGTTCAGTAAAGAGTTTTGCGGCGGTCCTCACGTGGATCACACGCTCGTTATTGGCAAATTCAAGATTTTGAAAGAAGAAGCCGTCGCCGCCGGCGTGCGGCGCATTCGCGCGACGGTTGAGTAGTGCTGAGAAATGAGAACCCCGCAGTCGCCGTTGGCGACTGCGGGGGTTATGCGTTCGCGAAGTGTTGGAAGATGATCGCGACGAGCTTTTCCTTTACCTCTCGCGGAGCGCGTTGCGGAATTTCCAGCGTGATGCCGCGCTTTGCGATGCCCTTCCTTACCGCGTAGACGGTTGCCTGTCCAGCGAGGCGTTTACGCGTGAACCCACCCCCCCGCCATTGTTCAGAGAAGTATCCATTCCGGATGACGACGCTTCCCACGCCTTTCCAGTCAGAACCGGAATGGGGGTTAACGCCGATCTTCGCCGCATCGGCAAAGAGATTCTGAATCTCTTTGCTTTCGGAGGCATCGTCGGTGTCGTAAAGGTACCACTTGTTGCTCCGCTCATGGTCTTCGTGAAATGTGAGGAGGAGGTCAAACGTGCCTGTGTACATGAGCATCAGGTTCGCGCGGACTTCTGTGTCCGGCGATTCGTCGGCGAACATCCGGTTGACGTCATTGCCGGAGGCGTTTCGCCGCCTGCGGAGTCGGACGGCCGACGGGCTCATCTCCGGAACGAAGATGAAGTTGGGCATATCTTGCGCGTGCGCGCGGAGATACTCAGTCACCGGCGCGATAACGCCCCACTCATTTCCGTGTGTTCCGGAATGTATGAGCCACTTGGGATTCTTCCCGTGCGTGTAGTAGCGGAGAGTCATTCCGCAATACACGATCTTGCTTTCCTGCATTGCGGACACCCCGAAAGACGAATCTGTTTGCTACAAAGTAGCATAGTGCGAAAACAGGAAAAGGGAAAGGGCGGTCGCCTAGGCGACCGCCCTTACGTCTTCGTGTGGTTCCTTGCCCT
This DNA window, taken from bacterium, encodes the following:
- a CDS encoding alanine--tRNA ligase produces the protein KYPEKVKVYYAGHSLADAFSKEFCGGPHVDHTLVIGKFKILKEEAVAAGVRRIRATVE